The sequence CAGGTCGTCGCGGCGGGCGTGCTGCACATCCAGCTGACCGACTTCGCGCGGCAGCTGACGACCTTCCGCACGACGGGGCCCGACGGGGCGGGCAAGCTGCTCGACTTCGGCAGGTTCTTCGCCGGGGAGCTGTGGGAGGTCTACGGTCCCGACCCCGCCTGAGGGGTCCATGGTCGTGCAGGCCGAGGGAACTGCGGGGTGCTCTCGGCCTGCACCTTTTCGCCGGAGGCCGTGCGGGGGGTCGCACGGTCTCCGGCTCAGACCTTCCGCCGGGGGCCGGAGGCCCCGCCGGGTCAGATGCCCTCGGCCCTGCGGGCGGGGCAGTCCGGCGGGCAATGCTCGACGTGCGCGGGCAGCCAACGGGTGAAGGCCCTCAGCATCTGCCGGAGCGCGAAGCCGACGACCGGTCCGGTGCCGGGGATCAGCGGCTCGAACGTCGCCTCCCAGCGCAGGAACGTGCCGGCGCCCCGTCGCTCCAGCCGGACGTCCGACCGGTAACCGCGCACGGGCAGGCCCGACAGCGCGACGTACCCGAAGTGCTCGTAGGGCTCGTAGGCGACGGTCCGCTCACTGGCCGGCCAGATCTTCTTGACCGTCCCGACGCCGTAGGGGGCGGTGTCGCCCGCGCGCGCCCGCCGCGCCGGGGTGGGGAACCTGCCCCAGGCGCCCCACGCCTCGGGGACGGCCAGGTGCCGGAAGAGGTCCTCGGGCGAGGCGGCGGTGGTGGCGGTGGCCTGGATCATCGCCACACGCTACAGCCACGCCGACGGCAGCGGCAGGCCCGGTTTCGGGGCCCCGTCAGGACGACTGCGCGCGGGCGCGGAACGCCGCGGCCTTGACGCGGTTCTGGCAGGCGGTGGAGCAGAAGCGGCGGGTGCCGTTGCGGGAGGTGTCGACGTAGACGCGATCGCAGTGCGGCGCGGTGCAGACCCCGAGGCGGTCGTGCAGCTCGCTGCCGATGACGATGGCGAGGCCGGTGGCGCACGGGCCGGCCCAGTCGTTCTCGTCGGAGCCGTGGTAGTGGACGTGCCACGGGTGCCCGTCGTGGCGTTCCAGGCGGGGCCGGGCCTCGGTCTTCTCCAGGAGCCGGTTGACCTGCTCGGCGGCGCCGTCGACGTCGCCGGCGGCGACGGCGTCGAACACGGCGCGCAGCTCGCGCGCGACGGCGGCGAGCGCGGGCAGCTCGGCCTCGGTGGCGCGCGATCCGCGGCCGACGCGCCGGAGGACGTCGGTGACGGCGGCGGCGAGTGCGGGCGGCGGGGGCGGGGTGTAGGCGCGGCCGCGCCGCTCCCCCGGGGTCAGCTCGTTGACCAGGCCGGCGGCCGCCTGCACCACCGCATCGGTATGACTGTTGAACTCCACTTGACCAGTTACGCCTTCCGGGTTCACACTGTGACTGTCCAAAGTTTATACGACAGTCACAGGAGGGATCATGACCATGCTCAGCCACGAGGTCGCGAGCGCGTGGACCGCCCGCTGGGACGTCCAGCAGGAGGGCTACATCCCCGACCGCGAGGAGCGGTTCACCGCCCTCCTCGACGCGCTGGAGGCCGCGACCGGACGGCCCGACCCGCTCGTCCTCGACCTCGGCTGCGGGCCGGGGTCGCTCGCCGGCCGGATCCTGGACCGCCTCCCCGGCGCGACCGTGGTCGCGGTCGACGCCGACCCGCTGCTGCTGTCGCTCGGCCGCGCCGTGCACGCCGGCCGGCCGGGGCTGACCTTCACCGAGCTGGACCTGCGCGAGCCCGGCTGGGCGGCCCGGCTTCGGCTGGACCGGCAGGCCGACGCCGCCGTCAGCACCACGGCGCTGCACTGGCTGTCGGCCGGGCAGCTGCGCGTCGCCTACGGCGAGCTCGCGCGGGTGCTGCGGCCCCGCGGGCTGTTCCTCAACGGCGACAACCTGGGGGTGGACGACCGGACGCCGGGCCTCGCGGCCCTCGACGTCGCCCTGCGCGAGCGCGAGCAGGCGCGCCGGTTCGCCGGTGACCGTCCCGAGGGGTGGGACCAGTGGTGGGAGGCGATCGCCGCCGACCCTGACCTGGCCGAGCTGCGGGCGGTGGCCCGCGACGAGACGACCGGCCACCACGGGTC is a genomic window of Actinomadura citrea containing:
- a CDS encoding SRPBCC family protein; translated protein: MIQATATTAASPEDLFRHLAVPEAWGAWGRFPTPARRARAGDTAPYGVGTVKKIWPASERTVAYEPYEHFGYVALSGLPVRGYRSDVRLERRGAGTFLRWEATFEPLIPGTGPVVGFALRQMLRAFTRWLPAHVEHCPPDCPARRAEGI
- a CDS encoding CGNR zinc finger domain-containing protein; the encoded protein is MEFNSHTDAVVQAAAGLVNELTPGERRGRAYTPPPPPALAAAVTDVLRRVGRGSRATEAELPALAAVARELRAVFDAVAAGDVDGAAEQVNRLLEKTEARPRLERHDGHPWHVHYHGSDENDWAGPCATGLAIVIGSELHDRLGVCTAPHCDRVYVDTSRNGTRRFCSTACQNRVKAAAFRARAQSS
- a CDS encoding class I SAM-dependent methyltransferase; its protein translation is MTMLSHEVASAWTARWDVQQEGYIPDREERFTALLDALEAATGRPDPLVLDLGCGPGSLAGRILDRLPGATVVAVDADPLLLSLGRAVHAGRPGLTFTELDLREPGWAARLRLDRQADAAVSTTALHWLSAGQLRVAYGELARVLRPRGLFLNGDNLGVDDRTPGLAALDVALREREQARRFAGDRPEGWDQWWEAIAADPDLAELRAVARDETTGHHGSESELLSTHVAALREAGFEETGTLWQRGDNRLLAALLGA